In the genome of Triticum urartu cultivar G1812 chromosome 5, Tu2.1, whole genome shotgun sequence, one region contains:
- the LOC125508035 gene encoding uncharacterized protein LOC125508035, protein MGACVSSSRRRRPQRLRCTYRRGKVLRNTPTIRASDVGTCAASGEVVHVETSAATRRKSDGSNVTFHLTQLQWHHSELDSENGSVVCQEEAWFDSVSILGSDSDEDFSSVNGDFPAMSSAGRTHLVQCEDASCIADCIQKFEKFFDSSCVAQAVEQYLTRDANCMDKSSQSGVQEAERLKIASSETSDISGAKVEEAKTKNDGVKMLTKLRRGDEACNNLKSFKDGEKSHESIFKSLTPVCTPRHANKVQPLGVASPRGQKKKSGVVRLSFTRTSFDGEQITEICSRRYLIRPRAGLLIPQASEKISEGCWSILEPSTFKLRGESFFRDKKKAAAPGSSPYTPIGVDMFMSPRKIHHIAQHIELPSIRPSEKVPSLLIVNIQMPTYPTAIFLGDSDGEGINLVLYFKLNDNFEKDISPHFYESIKRLVSDEVEKVKGFPLDSTVPYRERLKILTGLVNPDDMNLSSAERKLVQAYNEKPVLSRPQHNFYVGSNYLEIDLDVHRFSFISRKGLEAFRERLKHGVIDLGLTIQAQKQEELPENVLCSVRLNRLDFVDHGQIPTLLPCDDD, encoded by the exons ATGGGTGCCTGTGTGTCTTCAAGCAGAAGGCGGAGACCGCAGAGATTGCGCTGCACATATCGCCGCGGAAAGGTTTTGAGAAACACGCCTACCATACGCGCCAGTGATGTGGGGACCTGTGCTGCTTCTGGAGAAGTTGTCCATGTGGAGACTTCTGCGGCCACTCGCAGGAAATCCGATGGCTCTAATGTAACATTCCACCTCACACAGCTGCAGTGGCATCATAGCGAGCTAGACTCTGAAAATGGAAGCG TTGTATGTCAGGAAGAAGCATGGTTCGATTCTGTCAGTATTTTGGGGTCTGATTCCGATGAGGACTTCAGCAGTGTCAACGGAG ACTTTCCTGCCATGTCGAGCGCAGGAAGGACACACTTAGTGCAGTGTGAAGATGCTTCATGTATTGCTGATTGCATCCAGAAGTTCGAGAAGTTTTTCGACAGTTCATGTGTTGCTCAAGCTGTTGAACAGTACCTAACAAGAGATGCAAACTGTATGGATAAATCAAGCCAATCCGGTGTTCAGGAAGCAGAGAGGCTTAAAATTGCAAGTTCGGAAACATCTGATATCTCTGGTGCAAAGGTGGAGGAAGCAAAGACAAAAAATGATGGCGTAAAAATGCTGACAAAACTTCGAAGAGGTGACGAGGCATGCAATAATTTGAAGTCTTTCAAAGATGGAGAAAAATCTCATGAAAGTATCTTCAAAAGTTTGACACCAGTGTGCACGCCTCGTCATGCTAATAAGGTTCAGCCTTTGGGAGTGGCGAGCCCACGGGGCCAAAAGAAGAAGTCAGGAGTTGTCAGGCTctctttcacgaggacatctttTGATGGGGAGCAAATTACTGAAATAT GCTCTAGGAGGTACTTGATTCGTCCAAGAGCCGGGCTATTGATTCCTCAAGCCAGCGAGAAAATATCAGAAGGTTGTTGGTCCATTCTTGAGCCTTCGACCTTCAAGCTACGCGGAGAAAGCTTTTTCAG AGACAAAAAGAAGGCAGCTGCCCCAGGAAGTTCTCCATATACTCCAATCGGCGTGGACATGTTCATGTCACCAAGGAAAATACATCACATTGCCCAGCATATTGAGCTACCATCTATAAGGCCAAGTGAGAAAGTTCCTTCGTTACTTATCGTAAATATTCAG ATGCCTACATATCCGACTGCTATCTTCCTTGGGGACAGCGATGGGGAAGGGATTAACCTGGTGTTGTATTTCAAACTGAACGACAACTTTGAGAAAGATATTTCTCCTCACTTCTATGAGAGTATCAAG AGACTTGTAAGCGATGAGGTAGAAAAGGTCAAAGGGTTTCCATTAGACTCAACTGTTCCTTACAGGGAAAGATTGAAAATATTGACTGGGTTGGTTAACCCAGATGATATGAATCTGAGTTCTGCGGAGAGGAAACTTGTGCAGGCTTATAATGAAAAGCCAGTTCTGTCACGGCCTCAACACAACTTCTATGTG GGATCAAATTACTTGGAGATAGACCTAGATGTGCACCGGTTTAGCTTCATATCAAGGAAAGGGCTCGAAGCTTTCCGAGAACGGCTGAAGCATGGTGTAATCGATCTGGGTCTAACCATACAG GCCCAGAAGCAGGAAGAACTCCCTGAGAATGTCCTGTGCAGTGTAAGGCTAAACCGGCTTGATTTCGTCGATCATGGACAAATACCAACACTCCTTCCTTGCGATGACGACTGA